Proteins co-encoded in one Mastacembelus armatus chromosome 24, fMasArm1.2, whole genome shotgun sequence genomic window:
- the drc1 gene encoding dynein regulatory complex protein 1 isoform X2, which produces MEEVNTKPNEPSEPLDENQEAGSSVSTQKVGEDPGVEVEEPSESQAEVKKSEKSTSQKMVKLRRDLTTLVTNIQTAADAKECMQRTELEEARRIRLERLEKDVKSSQEKFEEITRGWAMAKEKVIPQELQEALNSQQQLCSVLIEDKKKLISDLQQELKVRDDRYVKDLRKQAEELDLMMERMEDQIKTLTKAYREEMAQAERVYQEENEVLLTRDKTEWEQLMKELWDTEQERLIQRKNKVKDYETTIHSLMLETMDKNSILLKEHNAKFQDLEKTCQQFKATNMVVKLKQIREKNDVAVHSIKKAQLKNKFASLREEQKQLVTEKNSREKDFMTRSRNLSEEYKRNIHQYERMLKKMKHFATADARKFKDMWLMLDAEVKQLVEKLLHIDSLICEQHLGLSWERPTLDFTELSRSSQPQIQAHRPTHQPAPQLLHTGQALQRIQEMTETSAVLETDADSRDMEMLLQRESEAEVEEEMLSRETMKKVMELLCDEAGFLVEEELLKLLTPLEKEEQTVVKLGYLVSSLGIEEEDLSKLAHFLLKHKQQSGDVCGESSDQAEASSNLTSDLIQSHHVLPALKSFLKQHMRESSTLQQAGSLHPETWDSSAEAAYWERMGNIISEDKVKLWEVAENTFKQHLAVLTEISELVPETESLRQQNTELRMLLQQSLNSRVSTEREVP; this is translated from the exons ATGGAAGAAGTTAACACGAAGCCAAACGAGCCGTCTGAACCCTTGGATGAAAACCAAGAGGCTGGGAGCAG TGTCTCTACACAGAAGGTGGGAGAAGACCCTGGGGTGGAGGTCGAGGAGCCCAGTGAGAGCCAGGCTGAGGTGAAGAAGAGTGAAAAG AGTACTTCTCAGAAGATGGTTAAGCTGCGGAGAGATTTGACGACATTAGTGACCAACATCCAAACTGCAGCTGATGCCAAAGAGTGTATGCAGAGGACAGAGTTGGAGGAAGCTCGCAGAATTAG ATTAGAGCGGCTGGAAAAAGATGTAAAGTCCAGCCAGGAAAAATTTGAGGAGATCACCAGAGGGTGGGCGATGGCTAAAGAGAAGGTGATCCCTCAAGAGCTGCAGGAAGCTCTgaacagccagcagcagctgtgttcTGTTCTCatagaagacaagaaaaaactCATCAGTGACCTGCAGCAG GAGCTAAAGGTTAGAGACGATCGCTATGTGAAGGACTTGAGGAAGCAGGCAGAAGAGCTGGACCTGATGATGGAGAGGATGGAGGACCAGATCAAAACCCTGACAAAGGCCTACAGGGAGGAGATGGCCCAGGCTGAA AGAGTTTATCAGGAGGAGAATGAGGTTTTACTTACAAGAGACAAGACTGAATGGGAACAACTTATGAAGGAACTTTGGGACACAGAG CAAGAGAGGCTGATACAGAGGAAGAATAAAGTGAAGGATTATGAAACAACAATTCACAGTCTGATGTTGGAGACTATGGACAAGAACAGCATCCTCCTCAAAGAACACAATGCAAAGTTTCAG GATCTGGAGAAAACCTGTCAGCAGTTTAAGGCCACCAACATGGTCGTGAAGCTCAAACAGATAAGGGAAAAGAATGACGTGGCAGTGCACAGCATCAAAAAGGCCCAATTGAAGAACAAGTTTGCCAG tttgcgtgaagagcagaaacagctggTGACTGAAAAAAACAGTCGAGAAAAAGATTTTATGACGAGAAGCCGGAATTTGTCCGAGGAGTACAAACGCAACATCCATCAATATGAACGCATGctgaagaaaatgaa GCACTTTGCAACTGCTGATGCCAGGAAGTTCAAGGACATGTGGCTAATGCTTGACGCAGAGGTGAAGCAACTCGTGGAGAAGCTTTTGCACATTGACTCGCTGATCTGTGAGCAGCACCTTGGTTTATCCTGGGAGCGACCAACTTTGGACTTTACTGAACTCTCCAGATCATCCCAGCCTCAGATACAGGCCCACAGGCCCACTCACCAGCCCGCCCCCCAGCTCCTTCACACAGGACAGGCTCTACAGCGCATCCAGGAAATGACAGAAACCTCAGCTGTGCTGGAGACTGATGCTGACAGCAGAGACATGGAGATGTTACTGCAGCGTGAGAGTgaagcagaggtggaggaggagatgtTGTCAAGGGAGACAATGAAGAAAGTGAtggagctgctgtgtgatgAGGCG GGCTTCCTGGTGGAGGAGGAACTCCTGAAGCTGCTGACTCCTCTGGAGAAGGAAGAGCAGACTGTTGTGAAGCTGGGCTATCTCGTTTCT tctTTAGGCATAGAAGAAGAGGATCTGTCCAAACTGGCTCATTTCTTACTGaagcacaaacagcagagtGGG GATGTTTGTGGTGAATCCAGTGACCAGGCAGAGGCCAGCTCTaatctgacctctgacctcatcCAGTCACACCATGTCCTACCTGCTCTTAAAAGCTTCCTCAAGCAGCACATGAG GGAGAGCTCAACCCTCCAACAGGCTGGTTCTCTGCATCCAGAAACCTGGGATAGTTCAGCAGAAGCAGCATACTGGGAGAGAATGGGAAACATCATCTCTGAGGACAAAGTCAAACTCTGGGAAGTAGCGGAGAACACATTTAAGCAGCACCT CGCAGTCCTCACGGAGATCTCGGAGCTCGTCCCTGAGACGGAGAGTCTGAGGCAGCAGAACACGGAGCTGCGCATGCTGCTGCAACAGTCTCTCAACTCAAGG GTCAGCACAGAGCGGGAGGTGCCCTAA
- the drc1 gene encoding dynein regulatory complex protein 1 isoform X1, whose amino-acid sequence MEEVNTKPNEPSEPLDENQEAGSSVSTQKVGEDPGVEVEEPSESQAEVKKSEKQSTSQKMVKLRRDLTTLVTNIQTAADAKECMQRTELEEARRIRLERLEKDVKSSQEKFEEITRGWAMAKEKVIPQELQEALNSQQQLCSVLIEDKKKLISDLQQELKVRDDRYVKDLRKQAEELDLMMERMEDQIKTLTKAYREEMAQAERVYQEENEVLLTRDKTEWEQLMKELWDTEQERLIQRKNKVKDYETTIHSLMLETMDKNSILLKEHNAKFQDLEKTCQQFKATNMVVKLKQIREKNDVAVHSIKKAQLKNKFASLREEQKQLVTEKNSREKDFMTRSRNLSEEYKRNIHQYERMLKKMKHFATADARKFKDMWLMLDAEVKQLVEKLLHIDSLICEQHLGLSWERPTLDFTELSRSSQPQIQAHRPTHQPAPQLLHTGQALQRIQEMTETSAVLETDADSRDMEMLLQRESEAEVEEEMLSRETMKKVMELLCDEAGFLVEEELLKLLTPLEKEEQTVVKLGYLVSSLGIEEEDLSKLAHFLLKHKQQSGDVCGESSDQAEASSNLTSDLIQSHHVLPALKSFLKQHMRESSTLQQAGSLHPETWDSSAEAAYWERMGNIISEDKVKLWEVAENTFKQHLAVLTEISELVPETESLRQQNTELRMLLQQSLNSRVSTEREVP is encoded by the exons ATGGAAGAAGTTAACACGAAGCCAAACGAGCCGTCTGAACCCTTGGATGAAAACCAAGAGGCTGGGAGCAG TGTCTCTACACAGAAGGTGGGAGAAGACCCTGGGGTGGAGGTCGAGGAGCCCAGTGAGAGCCAGGCTGAGGTGAAGAAGAGTGAAAAG CAGAGTACTTCTCAGAAGATGGTTAAGCTGCGGAGAGATTTGACGACATTAGTGACCAACATCCAAACTGCAGCTGATGCCAAAGAGTGTATGCAGAGGACAGAGTTGGAGGAAGCTCGCAGAATTAG ATTAGAGCGGCTGGAAAAAGATGTAAAGTCCAGCCAGGAAAAATTTGAGGAGATCACCAGAGGGTGGGCGATGGCTAAAGAGAAGGTGATCCCTCAAGAGCTGCAGGAAGCTCTgaacagccagcagcagctgtgttcTGTTCTCatagaagacaagaaaaaactCATCAGTGACCTGCAGCAG GAGCTAAAGGTTAGAGACGATCGCTATGTGAAGGACTTGAGGAAGCAGGCAGAAGAGCTGGACCTGATGATGGAGAGGATGGAGGACCAGATCAAAACCCTGACAAAGGCCTACAGGGAGGAGATGGCCCAGGCTGAA AGAGTTTATCAGGAGGAGAATGAGGTTTTACTTACAAGAGACAAGACTGAATGGGAACAACTTATGAAGGAACTTTGGGACACAGAG CAAGAGAGGCTGATACAGAGGAAGAATAAAGTGAAGGATTATGAAACAACAATTCACAGTCTGATGTTGGAGACTATGGACAAGAACAGCATCCTCCTCAAAGAACACAATGCAAAGTTTCAG GATCTGGAGAAAACCTGTCAGCAGTTTAAGGCCACCAACATGGTCGTGAAGCTCAAACAGATAAGGGAAAAGAATGACGTGGCAGTGCACAGCATCAAAAAGGCCCAATTGAAGAACAAGTTTGCCAG tttgcgtgaagagcagaaacagctggTGACTGAAAAAAACAGTCGAGAAAAAGATTTTATGACGAGAAGCCGGAATTTGTCCGAGGAGTACAAACGCAACATCCATCAATATGAACGCATGctgaagaaaatgaa GCACTTTGCAACTGCTGATGCCAGGAAGTTCAAGGACATGTGGCTAATGCTTGACGCAGAGGTGAAGCAACTCGTGGAGAAGCTTTTGCACATTGACTCGCTGATCTGTGAGCAGCACCTTGGTTTATCCTGGGAGCGACCAACTTTGGACTTTACTGAACTCTCCAGATCATCCCAGCCTCAGATACAGGCCCACAGGCCCACTCACCAGCCCGCCCCCCAGCTCCTTCACACAGGACAGGCTCTACAGCGCATCCAGGAAATGACAGAAACCTCAGCTGTGCTGGAGACTGATGCTGACAGCAGAGACATGGAGATGTTACTGCAGCGTGAGAGTgaagcagaggtggaggaggagatgtTGTCAAGGGAGACAATGAAGAAAGTGAtggagctgctgtgtgatgAGGCG GGCTTCCTGGTGGAGGAGGAACTCCTGAAGCTGCTGACTCCTCTGGAGAAGGAAGAGCAGACTGTTGTGAAGCTGGGCTATCTCGTTTCT tctTTAGGCATAGAAGAAGAGGATCTGTCCAAACTGGCTCATTTCTTACTGaagcacaaacagcagagtGGG GATGTTTGTGGTGAATCCAGTGACCAGGCAGAGGCCAGCTCTaatctgacctctgacctcatcCAGTCACACCATGTCCTACCTGCTCTTAAAAGCTTCCTCAAGCAGCACATGAG GGAGAGCTCAACCCTCCAACAGGCTGGTTCTCTGCATCCAGAAACCTGGGATAGTTCAGCAGAAGCAGCATACTGGGAGAGAATGGGAAACATCATCTCTGAGGACAAAGTCAAACTCTGGGAAGTAGCGGAGAACACATTTAAGCAGCACCT CGCAGTCCTCACGGAGATCTCGGAGCTCGTCCCTGAGACGGAGAGTCTGAGGCAGCAGAACACGGAGCTGCGCATGCTGCTGCAACAGTCTCTCAACTCAAGG GTCAGCACAGAGCGGGAGGTGCCCTAA
- the drc1 gene encoding dynein regulatory complex protein 1 isoform X3: MVKLRRDLTTLVTNIQTAADAKECMQRTELEEARRIRLERLEKDVKSSQEKFEEITRGWAMAKEKVIPQELQEALNSQQQLCSVLIEDKKKLISDLQQELKVRDDRYVKDLRKQAEELDLMMERMEDQIKTLTKAYREEMAQAERVYQEENEVLLTRDKTEWEQLMKELWDTEQERLIQRKNKVKDYETTIHSLMLETMDKNSILLKEHNAKFQDLEKTCQQFKATNMVVKLKQIREKNDVAVHSIKKAQLKNKFASLREEQKQLVTEKNSREKDFMTRSRNLSEEYKRNIHQYERMLKKMKHFATADARKFKDMWLMLDAEVKQLVEKLLHIDSLICEQHLGLSWERPTLDFTELSRSSQPQIQAHRPTHQPAPQLLHTGQALQRIQEMTETSAVLETDADSRDMEMLLQRESEAEVEEEMLSRETMKKVMELLCDEAGFLVEEELLKLLTPLEKEEQTVVKLGYLVSSLGIEEEDLSKLAHFLLKHKQQSGDVCGESSDQAEASSNLTSDLIQSHHVLPALKSFLKQHMRESSTLQQAGSLHPETWDSSAEAAYWERMGNIISEDKVKLWEVAENTFKQHLAVLTEISELVPETESLRQQNTELRMLLQQSLNSRVSTEREVP, translated from the exons ATGGTTAAGCTGCGGAGAGATTTGACGACATTAGTGACCAACATCCAAACTGCAGCTGATGCCAAAGAGTGTATGCAGAGGACAGAGTTGGAGGAAGCTCGCAGAATTAG ATTAGAGCGGCTGGAAAAAGATGTAAAGTCCAGCCAGGAAAAATTTGAGGAGATCACCAGAGGGTGGGCGATGGCTAAAGAGAAGGTGATCCCTCAAGAGCTGCAGGAAGCTCTgaacagccagcagcagctgtgttcTGTTCTCatagaagacaagaaaaaactCATCAGTGACCTGCAGCAG GAGCTAAAGGTTAGAGACGATCGCTATGTGAAGGACTTGAGGAAGCAGGCAGAAGAGCTGGACCTGATGATGGAGAGGATGGAGGACCAGATCAAAACCCTGACAAAGGCCTACAGGGAGGAGATGGCCCAGGCTGAA AGAGTTTATCAGGAGGAGAATGAGGTTTTACTTACAAGAGACAAGACTGAATGGGAACAACTTATGAAGGAACTTTGGGACACAGAG CAAGAGAGGCTGATACAGAGGAAGAATAAAGTGAAGGATTATGAAACAACAATTCACAGTCTGATGTTGGAGACTATGGACAAGAACAGCATCCTCCTCAAAGAACACAATGCAAAGTTTCAG GATCTGGAGAAAACCTGTCAGCAGTTTAAGGCCACCAACATGGTCGTGAAGCTCAAACAGATAAGGGAAAAGAATGACGTGGCAGTGCACAGCATCAAAAAGGCCCAATTGAAGAACAAGTTTGCCAG tttgcgtgaagagcagaaacagctggTGACTGAAAAAAACAGTCGAGAAAAAGATTTTATGACGAGAAGCCGGAATTTGTCCGAGGAGTACAAACGCAACATCCATCAATATGAACGCATGctgaagaaaatgaa GCACTTTGCAACTGCTGATGCCAGGAAGTTCAAGGACATGTGGCTAATGCTTGACGCAGAGGTGAAGCAACTCGTGGAGAAGCTTTTGCACATTGACTCGCTGATCTGTGAGCAGCACCTTGGTTTATCCTGGGAGCGACCAACTTTGGACTTTACTGAACTCTCCAGATCATCCCAGCCTCAGATACAGGCCCACAGGCCCACTCACCAGCCCGCCCCCCAGCTCCTTCACACAGGACAGGCTCTACAGCGCATCCAGGAAATGACAGAAACCTCAGCTGTGCTGGAGACTGATGCTGACAGCAGAGACATGGAGATGTTACTGCAGCGTGAGAGTgaagcagaggtggaggaggagatgtTGTCAAGGGAGACAATGAAGAAAGTGAtggagctgctgtgtgatgAGGCG GGCTTCCTGGTGGAGGAGGAACTCCTGAAGCTGCTGACTCCTCTGGAGAAGGAAGAGCAGACTGTTGTGAAGCTGGGCTATCTCGTTTCT tctTTAGGCATAGAAGAAGAGGATCTGTCCAAACTGGCTCATTTCTTACTGaagcacaaacagcagagtGGG GATGTTTGTGGTGAATCCAGTGACCAGGCAGAGGCCAGCTCTaatctgacctctgacctcatcCAGTCACACCATGTCCTACCTGCTCTTAAAAGCTTCCTCAAGCAGCACATGAG GGAGAGCTCAACCCTCCAACAGGCTGGTTCTCTGCATCCAGAAACCTGGGATAGTTCAGCAGAAGCAGCATACTGGGAGAGAATGGGAAACATCATCTCTGAGGACAAAGTCAAACTCTGGGAAGTAGCGGAGAACACATTTAAGCAGCACCT CGCAGTCCTCACGGAGATCTCGGAGCTCGTCCCTGAGACGGAGAGTCTGAGGCAGCAGAACACGGAGCTGCGCATGCTGCTGCAACAGTCTCTCAACTCAAGG GTCAGCACAGAGCGGGAGGTGCCCTAA